The DNA sequence TGGTGAGCACTGCACTTAAGGGAACAGCATCgcttaaaaaacaaatagttgACTGAAATATACTAAAGTAGACATAAGGTACAGAAATACAGGGACAGCATTTAGTTTTACAGATGTGAATTCTCTATTCCATCGCATATGgaccattcatttaaaaaacaaccagTATTTAGAAGAAGTTTTGATGCTTGCATGTCAATTTAAAGGTTTATAATATATTCAAAATTTGGGAAAGTAGGTGTAAAGTTAAGCTTAAACCCAGGttcacaactttttttcaaaatatctaCATTTTTCGTCCCCTGGCGACCTCATGCATATTGGATCATGCCCAAGcccttttttttacttcttcaaTACTCCTTGAAGGAGTAATCTTCAAATGGCCTTTGATTTTGTAGCAGATCCGCATCCCTTCTCTCTGCCCTTTTTGGTATTTCATCTAACAACACCCTATCAGCTAAGGCACGACATGGCCTTCTACACCATACTGGCCAGGCGACTGAATCTTTTAAATTGGAAGCAAGATTCCCATGATTGTTGGATCAAGGATGTTTGATATAATCTAAAGTTGGCAAAACTGAGGTTCTCCCTCAAGGGATCTCTGAAGAGATCAAAATTTGGAACCCTTTACGGTCCATGATAGAGTTTTTAGACATCTTTCCTGAGGAGTAAGATATCTGagttttttctgacttttattgtttaaaactCAACACCCCAGTTCTTGTCTCCTTGTGGATGTTttgtattaaataataataaataaaataaaaatatatttagaaaAATACTCAAATAAGGTACAAATACCTgagaaatgtaataaaaaaaaagtaaaaatatatctCGATATATATTTTTCGAGTACAAAACACTTTACCATTCTATACTGTACTTCATCCATTATTTTGACCCGGGTACTGATCATGATTTGCAACTGGAATTTTGAGACTACCACAAGTGCCAGGAATAGACAGCCATATTGAAAAAGCAACAGTTTGGATAGAATCGCATAGTAGAATACTTACAGAGTGATATATCCACCAGGAACACCAGGTAGACTATTAACTCCCGTAGCGTGGTTCGGACAAACAGTTCTCTGTTGTTTGAGGTGTTTTCAGTCAGTGTTGTGCCCCACAAGCCTACAGACAAATTACAGTGGGTTTTATGTCATTATGATACAAAAGGATGTACTGCTTTTTAAAGACCTTTCATGCAGAGTGGGTATCGACTTTGACCCTGGGTTGACCTAAATTGATTAGCCAACAAGCAGGTCCACATAcatttttggttaaaataatatTGAGACATAGCAGTTGATTttacagacccagacccagactgGACCAGTACCAAACAAAATCCTCAGTGAGAGCGGGCGAGTCTAGGTGTCATCCATACTGGATAATGCCCTTTAGAGCAGAAATGCTGCTGTAAGCTCAGCTGAGTGGGTTCCTTCCTACCTTTGATAAAGGAGCAGCAGCCTCTTTGTTTCTTCCCCAGGCTTTGGTCAGTGGATGGCGGTTCCTCTGGGAATGGGCCGGGGAGGTCCGGTTTGTACATGCTGTCCATGGAGCCCTGGAAGAGGGGCTGGGGGTTGTAGATGGTGCTGACAGCTCGGGGCAGGGGCAGAGGGGAGCCACAGTAGCCCTGGTTCACCCAGGCTCCGTTGCTTACGCTGTTCAACTCCACCTGCCCGGTCAGGTGGCTGTCGGCCCGGTTGTTCCGACACTTCATTCTGTTGGACAcccgtgtgtctctgtgtggactGTTAGTGTTTAGGTCAGAGAGGAAAGTGAAGCCGAGCAGTGCAGGCAGCTTCTGAACACCTGCTGAAGGGATGATTATAAAGAGTGGATGACATAAGCTTTGTTGAGGGAGGAGCTGTTGGTCCCCTGTTGGAGCTTTTGTAGTCTTGAGATCGAGACCCAGAAAAAAATACATCGAGGGAATAAAAGGGTGGGTGTTGTACCAACAACATTGACGTTATCTGTTTTGTTTACCTCAGCAAGGTGGCCTTGATTTGGTCAGTGatgaattctttttttcctgatAGCAATAGTCAATGCATTTGGTAGATGGTATTACAGTGTTAAAAATAACCAGAAAATATAATGACAACCCTCCTTCAAACTGGCAGGGAAGATTGGCCAAATGTAAGGACCTTCATTCTCTAGTTCTGTACAATACAACACCACATACCACTCCTTTAATATGCTGGAAATGTCTCATAAAAGACAGCATCCAGCTATGTTGGAGGCTGAATAATTCCGCAGCTAAAAGACAGTTGGATGTGTTTTGCCCTGTCGGTTCCTTCCATGCTGAGCACATTGTTGTCACAATTGATTAACAACTCATCCAATAACGTGCTCCTTTTGAGGAAATCAATTAATTGCATGTTGATTATATTTTCTGTCACCAACTGTTTGCGGCTTGTGACTTAATTAATGAGGAGTGTAATTGCAGTGTCATTGAGGATCTCAGCCTCATTACCATTACGCACTTTTGACTCTACCATCTATTCATTTGTAACACGCCAACTGTCAGAAAGCATTTAGCAAGAATGCAGACATTCACTGTGGCATGTGATTCATTATGACCATCTGTATCAGCGTTTGGCACCTGATTTTTCATTTAACACTTATCACACGTGCACGTGgtctaaataaaatatataatattagttCAGCAGATAAAGTAAGGAATACTTAAGATATGTTTCATTTTTGCTTTCTATAATTTGATACATGATATCTATGGACACATTTATCTATGCATGTATTTATGTGATTGTTCAGTTGTGTGGAGGCATTAAAGCAAACAGGAAtaggacatttaaaaacaacacataattCCAAATAGTACAACTCAAATAAACTGCAGGCTAATGAAATGTGAATAAGGTATTAGCAGTTGGACAGTACAGTTAATGCACTGCTGTAGATGTACTTAATGCAGATATAGTTTGGGTCCAGCTATGGCCGTTCATGCTTCAGCGGCCGTGGACAGAGCGATTACCCACAGCCATTACCCCACAATAGAGTTTAATTTCTGCTTCCCCTCTGAAGCCATGGCAGGATCTGGTACACAGGCTTCTTTAACCTGCTGTGGCTTGTGCCAccattcaaacttttttttttttttctcaaatctgTAACAATCACTTTTCAGTGGCTAATGAGTGCCATTTAAATCTGTAGTGTGGCTCCAACAATAGAGAGTTGTGGAGCCACACAGCTACGGATACATTGGTCTGTGCTGTAGCAGAATCCTTGTGATATGTTCTTTTTTAGCGAACATTTGAGCAAAGATTAGTTGAATGCTTGTACTTGATTTTGGTTCCACATTGACGTACAAGTGTCTTATCTCGGAGCACAGGAGGTCAGAACAAAAGGAGGATTGATTCCCCAGGGAGCGGAGCGAGGCAGTGCAGCGGACAGGCCCTGCCATTGCTCCTGCTGAGAacttgacacacacaaaacaaaggatGTGCTGTAAATTAGTGGTTTTAATACTGCACAGAGGAGACAAAgggacaatatgagggttaaaataCAAGTGCTTTCTAATAATAAGAGTAGGCTTTTAGTAAAATGCACCTAGGATTTTGAGATTGTTAGGGTTATATTTtgcaaataaacatgtttttgatgacgcaaaagaaaatgaatgtaaGGAATCAGCTTTGTGTAGTTAAGAATTGTGTAAAACATTTTAGGTGTTATACAGATTAAACCTTATTAAGCCCATTACGTACACATAAATCATTCCATATTTTACTATTATAAGCTTATGACTGGGAGAGAAGATAACAAAGAacaagtgaaatgttttttatacaaaatagttttttttatttttattttcgaTCAAAAACTATTATTCAACAAAATAGGGGTCTGCATGTGAAAAATAACCTCTGCTTTTCAACTCTACAAACACGTATCTACACTTTGACAAAAATAGTTACATATTGACTTTGACTATGCAACGAAGACCACAATGAGTTTCTCAGAATCCATTGAACATTGCACAACATTTGAGGGCCGTATCAAAATAACTGATAGGAAAAAAATACACCATTGCCTGTATCTTCAGTACAGTCTAGCGCTCATTACGATGACACAACATCTCTGTCATCGCTACTatactttgaacaaaaacaaaatgctcaACATTGCTGGGTTTCctagcaaaaataaaaacgacTTCAAAGTGAAATTAGAAGTCTTTTTGTAgtcaaaaagtacaaaaataaaataatgcaatacaaatgtatttACTGTCTCCTGGATTGAAGGAGAAATATTCACATTGTCACTCACATCCAACAATATGACTGATTATCCACCAATTAGCAGCAGTTTATCCGTGGACCTGATGGCCATCGAACTGATACGAGAAGGACGAGTGGATGTAGTCCTCTTCAGTGGGAGAGTCGTACCTCAGGAGGCAGGGGTAGCTCTCAGGCTGCACACAGTCAAACTGCAGGTCCAGCCACTGCCTGTGAGGAGCGTTGTGTTTCCTGGCGTCTGTCAGGATCCGGTTGAGGGCCATGATGTAGCTGAGAGCCATCTGCAGGGTTTCATACTTGGACAGTTTTTTGTCCTGGCCCCACTGGGGGACCACTTTACGTAAGCGATCAAAGGCGGTGTTCAAGCCCTgcatcctcttcctctctctggcGTTGGCAGCCATCCGTCGCCTCGTGGCGGTCTCATATTTCTCCGGGCTCTTGGAGTCTGGTTCTGAGGACTCGGATCCAGAGTCAGTGCAGCTGGGTCGCCGAGACTTCATCATATTTGGTTGAAGGATCAAACCGGTATATGTCTTTAGCTCAGAAAGCCCCAGCTACCAGTCAACAGCTTTATTAGGGAAGTTTCCAGTTCAGCTTCAGGGTTCCTCAGAGCTCTCCTTAGTGTTACAGCCTGGCTGATGTccaagatgtgtgtgtgtgtgtgtccttagtGTCAGATATTTGTTACTCCGGATAGTGGACAGCCTAAAGAGTCCAAGGTGTCTGTGATCCTGGAGACAGTGAGGGAGCAGCTTTTATAAGATGGAGCTGATGAACAGGTGGC is a window from the Etheostoma spectabile isolate EspeVRDwgs_2016 unplaced genomic scaffold, UIUC_Espe_1.0 scaffold00019044, whole genome shotgun sequence genome containing:
- the atoh7 gene encoding transcription factor atoh7, whose protein sequence is MMKSRRPSCTDSGSESSEPDSKSPEKYETATRRRMAANARERKRMQGLNTAFDRLRKVVPQWGQDKKLSKYETLQMALSYIMALNRILTDARKHNAPHRQWLDLQFDCVQPESYPCLLRYDSPTEEDYIHSSFSYQFDGHQVHG